A portion of the Homalodisca vitripennis isolate AUS2020 chromosome 2, UT_GWSS_2.1, whole genome shotgun sequence genome contains these proteins:
- the LOC124354457 gene encoding glutaminyl-peptide cyclotransferase-like: protein MMGLILNTFFVLYLFNFFEKGNVSTDFHLKKAYHEPRALKNDAVSQIAGLSNMERFDKILTKILVPRVVGTESHQKVREYIMGEMKNLDWTVETQVSEQNTPLGQLTFTNIVARLNPSADRYLVLACHYDSKKMHEGAFLGATDSAVPCAMMIDLAYALQDSLEQFKKSELSLMFVFFDGEEAFVEWGPDDSIYGARSLANMWEQNKYPEITSSTDHLDRMDLLVLLDLLGAPRPTFFSYFKKTNKWYLQMVSAERRLTDLGLLKKKNNEVYFYKMHLTAHIEDDHIPFLHKDVPCLHVIPTPFPDCWHKMSDNRNALDFDTIDNLNKILRVFVLEYLKGTSRSKRSADTEYPEL, encoded by the exons GCATATCATGAACCAAGAGCACTAAAAAATGATGCAGTGTCCCAGATTGCCGGGTTATCTAACATGGAACGTTTTGACAAGATCCTGACAAAGATTTTGGTTCCCAGAGTAGTGGGTACTGAGTCTCACCAGAAAGTGAGAGAG TATATAATGGGTGAAATGAAGAATCTAGACTGGACAGTAGAAACTCAAGTGTCAGAACAGAACACTCCTCTGGGTCAGCTGACGTTTACAAACATTGTCGCTCGACTTAATCCCTCGGCTGACCGTTACCTTGTTCTGGCATGTCACTACGATAGCAAAAAGATGCATGAGGGGGCATTCCTCGGTGCAACGGACTCAGCTGTTCCCTGTGCCATGATGATTGACTTGGCTTATGCTCTTCAGGACAGTCTAGAGCAGTTCAAAAAATCG gAGCTGAGTTTGATGTTCGTATTCTTTGATGGGGAAGAAGCATTTGTGGAATGGGGTCCAGATGATTCTATTTATGGAGCTAGGAGTCTTGCCAATATGTGGGAACAGAACAAGTATCCTGAGATTACATCTTCCACAGATCATCTGGACAGAATG GATCTGCTGGTACTTCTAGATCTACTGGGGGCACCCAGGCCCACATTCTTTAGCTACTTCAAGAAAACCAACAAGTGGTACCTTCAGATGGTTTCTGCAGAAAGACGCCTCACTGACCTTGGACTGCTGAAGAAGAAGAATAATGAAGTTTACTTCTACAAGATGCATCTGACCGCTCATATAGAGGATGACCACATTCCATTCCTGCACAAAG ATGTTCCTTGTCTCCATGTAATTCCCACTCCATTCCCAGACTGTTGGCATAAGATGTCTGACAATCGGAATGCTCTGGACTTTGACACCATTGACAACTTGAACAAGATCCTGCGAGTTTTCGTGTTGGAATATCTTAAGGGAACGTCGAGGAGTAAGAGGAGTGCAGACACCGAGTACCCAGAATTATAA